One genomic window of Ktedonobacteraceae bacterium includes the following:
- a CDS encoding alpha-ketoacid dehydrogenase subunit beta, whose translation MSTLNNPSGEAFAPVAGSQGGPTGAGRGRLIAPTADVSAHAPAANGPARTREITLAQAIREALAEEMRRDPTVFIIGEDVAEAGTPFKVLAGLVEEFGPGRVIDSPISEAGITGLGVGGAMTGMRPVVDIMFGDFIGLAMDQIVNQAAKVHYMSGGKLRVPLVIRTTLGATRRSAAQHSQSLHAWVSHIPGLKVVLPSTPYDAKGLLKTAIRDNNPVVFFEDKMMYQLKGPVPEEEYTIPFGVADIKRAGTDITLVATSSMVQVCLAAAELLEQQGISAEVIDPRTTFPLDKQTLIDSAKKTSRAIVVDEGYERYGVTAEIASIIADGAFYYLDAPVKRMGAMDVPIPFSPVLEDLTVPTPEKVAGLAKTLCGR comes from the coding sequence ATGTCTACGCTTAATAATCCGAGTGGGGAGGCTTTTGCGCCTGTTGCGGGATCCCAGGGAGGCCCGACCGGTGCCGGTCGGGGCCGATTGATCGCGCCCACCGCCGATGTATCGGCCCATGCGCCCGCCGCCAATGGACCGGCCAGGACGCGTGAGATTACGCTTGCGCAGGCCATACGCGAGGCGCTGGCCGAGGAGATGCGCCGCGATCCGACTGTATTCATTATCGGTGAGGACGTGGCCGAGGCAGGGACGCCATTTAAGGTGCTTGCCGGATTGGTGGAGGAATTTGGGCCGGGGCGCGTGATCGATTCGCCGATTTCGGAGGCGGGCATTACGGGCCTGGGAGTGGGTGGCGCGATGACGGGTATGCGTCCGGTAGTAGATATTATGTTTGGCGATTTCATCGGGCTGGCAATGGATCAGATTGTGAACCAGGCGGCGAAGGTGCATTACATGTCGGGCGGCAAGTTGCGGGTGCCGCTGGTGATTCGCACGACGCTCGGAGCGACGCGGCGCTCGGCGGCGCAACATAGCCAGAGCCTGCACGCCTGGGTGAGCCATATTCCAGGCCTGAAGGTCGTGCTGCCCTCTACGCCATATGACGCCAAGGGCTTGTTGAAGACGGCCATTCGCGATAATAACCCGGTGGTGTTCTTTGAGGACAAGATGATGTACCAGCTCAAGGGGCCGGTGCCGGAGGAAGAGTACACCATTCCCTTTGGTGTTGCCGATATCAAACGCGCAGGGACGGATATTACACTGGTAGCGACGAGCAGCATGGTGCAGGTATGCCTGGCCGCCGCCGAGTTGTTGGAGCAGCAGGGAATCAGCGCCGAGGTGATTGACCCGCGCACGACGTTCCCGCTTGACAAGCAAACGTTGATTGATTCGGCGAAAAAGACGAGCCGCGCGATTGTGGTGGACGAAGGCTACGAACGCTATGGGGTCACAGCGGAGATCGCCTCGATTATCGCCGATGGAGCTTTTTATTACCTGGACGCGCCGGTCAAGCGTATGGGGGCAATGGATGTGCCCATACCGTTCTCGCCGGTGCTTGAAGATCTGACGGTGCCAACGCCGGAGAAAGTGGCGGGGCTGGCGAAAACGTTGTGCGGAAGGTAA
- a CDS encoding ABC transporter ATP-binding protein has protein sequence MLLELHDIYAGYDGGDVLKGISLGVEQGTTTCIVGPNGAGKSTVLRVLSGLLKPRLGKVIFDGRPITGLTPRQILALGIVQVPQSHSLFPTMTVRQNVRLGAYTIHDQGLVERRLREVEEKFPIVRERARDKAGSLSGGQQRLVEFARCLMLDPRVILLDEPSMGLDPRTFKLVIEKIKVMQSSGRTIVLVEQNARTGLSLADNGIVLESGRIRLEGTHTEILNNPEIGHLYLGGTLSNA, from the coding sequence ATGCTGCTGGAATTACACGATATCTACGCCGGGTACGATGGCGGTGATGTACTCAAGGGCATCTCTTTAGGGGTGGAACAGGGGACGACGACATGCATCGTCGGGCCTAATGGGGCGGGCAAATCCACCGTTTTGCGCGTGCTGAGCGGTCTGCTGAAGCCGCGGCTGGGCAAAGTGATCTTTGATGGCCGTCCGATTACGGGCCTGACGCCGCGCCAGATTCTGGCGCTTGGCATTGTGCAGGTGCCACAGAGCCACAGCCTGTTCCCGACAATGACGGTGCGCCAGAATGTGCGGTTGGGCGCCTATACGATACACGACCAGGGGTTGGTCGAGCGCCGCCTGCGCGAGGTCGAAGAAAAATTCCCCATCGTCAGGGAACGCGCACGCGATAAAGCGGGTAGCCTCTCAGGTGGTCAGCAACGCCTCGTCGAATTCGCGCGCTGCCTGATGCTCGATCCGCGTGTGATCTTACTGGATGAGCCATCGATGGGACTGGACCCGCGCACGTTCAAACTGGTGATCGAGAAGATCAAGGTCATGCAGAGCAGCGGCAGAACCATTGTGCTGGTAGAGCAAAACGCTCGCACCGGCCTGAGCCTGGCCGACAACGGCATCGTGCTGGAAAGCGGGCGCATCCGGCTGGAAGGAACGCACACCGAAATCCTGAACAACCCGGAGATCGGCCACCTCTACCTGGGTGGCACGCTATCCAATGCTTGA
- a CDS encoding branched-chain amino acid ABC transporter permease has translation MKILKMVGVLVLLACAIIFPQVFTDPTVTTIAVFTLIFAAVATGWNILGGYSGYISLGHIAYFGIGAYAMALFCLHWNIPGGYEPFLLVPLTALIAAVVSIPLGWIALRVRRHTFIVITIAMFFIIQLLAYNLIWLTNGSTGLGLPIPTDWGGYFFNYPFYYAALILLVIAVLVSWWIRNSKFGLGLLAIRDDEDRALGLGVKTVASKLAAFAIAAFFAGAAGAIYAYFVESIYPATIFDPNFDVAVVLMVFLGGLGTISGPILGALIMEPLQQYLNLQYGENGYNLIILGGIFLLVMLILPRGILPTLGDLWRKYRAMREQDTAVQAEEGMVITALPGRVGRSTAGRDESAPTAIAPNQNEPGEGINV, from the coding sequence ATGAAGATTTTGAAAATGGTCGGAGTGCTGGTGTTGCTAGCATGCGCGATCATTTTTCCGCAGGTATTTACCGATCCGACGGTGACGACCATCGCCGTGTTCACGCTGATCTTTGCCGCCGTCGCGACGGGCTGGAATATCCTGGGTGGCTATAGCGGCTATATTTCGCTGGGGCACATCGCCTACTTCGGCATCGGCGCCTACGCTATGGCGTTATTCTGCCTGCACTGGAACATTCCGGGAGGGTACGAGCCGTTTTTGCTGGTGCCGCTGACGGCGCTGATCGCTGCGGTGGTCTCGATCCCGCTTGGTTGGATTGCCCTGCGCGTGCGGCGGCATACCTTTATCGTCATCACCATTGCGATGTTTTTTATCATACAGTTGCTTGCCTATAACCTGATATGGCTTACCAATGGCTCGACAGGACTGGGTCTGCCCATTCCCACCGATTGGGGTGGCTATTTCTTCAACTATCCGTTCTACTACGCGGCCCTGATCCTGCTGGTAATTGCCGTCCTGGTCTCATGGTGGATACGCAATTCCAAATTTGGGCTGGGCCTGCTGGCGATACGCGACGACGAGGATCGCGCGCTCGGACTGGGCGTCAAGACGGTCGCATCCAAGCTGGCGGCATTCGCGATTGCCGCGTTTTTCGCCGGAGCAGCCGGGGCCATCTATGCTTACTTCGTAGAGTCGATCTACCCGGCCACCATCTTTGACCCGAACTTTGACGTGGCCGTTGTCCTGATGGTCTTCCTGGGCGGCCTGGGAACGATTTCTGGTCCCATCCTGGGCGCATTGATCATGGAGCCTCTGCAGCAATACCTGAACCTGCAATACGGTGAGAATGGCTATAACCTGATCATCCTGGGCGGAATTTTCCTGCTGGTGATGCTGATCCTGCCGCGCGGGATACTACCTACACTAGGAGACTTGTGGAGGAAATACCGGGCGATGCGCGAGCAAGACACGGCCGTGCAGGCAGAGGAAGGAATGGTCATCACGGCCCTTCCAGGTCGCGTGGGTCGATCAACCGCCGGACGCGATGAATCGGCCCCTACAGCAATCGCACCGAACCAGAATGAACCGGGGGAGGGCATCAACGTATGA
- a CDS encoding amino acid ABC transporter substrate-binding protein, with the protein MIGRYLLRPRAFLNSICVLIVALVALSACGSSTTTGTGTGSSQTTAPIKIGISVSLSGDFSADGKALMEGYQLWASEVNKSGGLLGRQVKLDFASDASSTTQVVTNYQKFITVDHDDLVLGPYSTLLTKPSSVVASRYGYAFIEGAGGGPSVFTQGLHNLFAVSPPVVSQLNGFTSYILSLPASQRPTTAAYATEDDPFTQPMIDTAKAALEQGGIKTVFYKVYPAETTDYTPIAQGVVASHAQIVVLGSMLPDIIAYVKAFQQQHFNPEALAASAGPDQGSSFTGPIGGSNVAEGIMYPNGWYPGLNTYQNKQMVQDFIAMFGGTADQISADSAEAFSVGQVLQEAVNKIHSIDNTKLIAELHSDTFQTVQGPAKFNDQGENISAETAIFQWQKGSVVPVLPPDQASATPEFPKPNWP; encoded by the coding sequence ATGATCGGACGATATCTATTGCGTCCAAGAGCATTCCTGAACAGTATTTGTGTCTTGATTGTAGCGCTGGTAGCGCTGAGTGCGTGTGGGAGTAGTACCACAACCGGCACCGGCACCGGTTCTAGCCAGACGACCGCGCCGATTAAAATTGGTATTTCTGTGTCGCTTTCGGGCGACTTCTCAGCCGACGGGAAGGCCCTGATGGAGGGGTATCAACTATGGGCGTCTGAGGTCAACAAAAGCGGAGGCTTGCTTGGTCGCCAGGTGAAGTTAGACTTTGCCTCGGATGCCAGCAGTACAACGCAGGTGGTAACGAACTATCAGAAATTCATCACTGTGGATCATGATGACCTGGTGTTGGGGCCATACTCAACACTGTTGACCAAGCCGTCATCGGTGGTTGCCAGCCGCTACGGCTATGCGTTTATCGAGGGCGCGGGCGGTGGCCCGTCGGTCTTCACGCAGGGATTGCACAACCTGTTCGCCGTATCGCCGCCGGTGGTGAGCCAGTTGAACGGCTTTACCTCGTATATCCTTTCGCTCCCTGCGTCACAGCGACCGACCACGGCGGCGTATGCGACCGAAGATGATCCGTTTACCCAGCCGATGATTGATACGGCGAAAGCCGCTCTGGAGCAGGGTGGCATCAAAACGGTGTTCTACAAAGTGTACCCGGCGGAGACCACCGACTACACGCCAATCGCGCAGGGCGTAGTTGCCTCTCACGCGCAAATAGTGGTGTTGGGTTCGATGCTGCCCGATATCATCGCCTATGTCAAGGCATTCCAGCAGCAGCATTTCAACCCGGAAGCCCTGGCAGCTTCGGCAGGGCCGGACCAGGGTTCATCATTCACCGGGCCTATTGGTGGCAGCAATGTGGCCGAGGGAATTATGTATCCCAACGGCTGGTATCCTGGCCTGAACACATATCAGAACAAGCAGATGGTGCAGGACTTCATCGCGATGTTCGGGGGAACGGCCGACCAGATCAGCGCGGACTCGGCGGAGGCATTCTCGGTAGGCCAGGTGCTGCAAGAGGCTGTGAACAAAATTCACAGCATCGATAACACAAAACTGATCGCTGAATTACATTCCGACACCTTCCAGACCGTGCAGGGGCCGGCGAAATTCAACGATCAGGGCGAAAACATCTCGGCGGAAACTGCCATCTTCCAGTGGCAAAAGGGTTCAGTGGTGCCAGTGCTGCCGCCCGATCAGGCGAGCGCTACACCTGAGTTTCCCAAACCCAACTGGCCGTAG
- a CDS encoding branched-chain amino acid ABC transporter permease, which translates to MGLIIEAIVTGILTGGVYALMSSGLTLIFGVMDIINIAQGILVILGAYLSFVLQQHFHIDLFLGLLITMPVMFGFGVLLEFVFIRPLKRDRTMLSLLVMYGLALVIEGVLNLIFSADLVQLQGWYTTASFNVGGFYLSYIYVFGFLLAVVLLAGLYWLVYRTKFGFSLRASMQNRVAAELIGIDVERISAITFGIGIALAAAGGMAFGATNAFDAASSYDLISRVLAIIIFGGMGSLSGALIASVGMLVVEDVTSVVWSPVWASTVFFILLVIILVVRPQGLLGQAEVRKQ; encoded by the coding sequence GTGGGACTCATTATTGAAGCGATTGTGACGGGAATTTTGACCGGGGGCGTCTACGCGTTGATGTCATCCGGCTTGACGCTGATATTTGGCGTGATGGATATCATCAATATCGCGCAGGGCATCCTGGTGATCCTGGGGGCTTACCTGAGCTTTGTGTTGCAGCAGCACTTTCATATCGACCTCTTTCTAGGGTTGCTTATCACTATGCCGGTGATGTTCGGCTTCGGGGTGCTGCTCGAATTCGTCTTTATTCGCCCGCTGAAGCGCGACCGCACGATGCTGTCTTTGCTGGTCATGTATGGGCTGGCGCTGGTGATTGAAGGTGTGCTGAACCTGATTTTCTCAGCTGACCTGGTGCAGTTGCAGGGATGGTATACAACGGCCTCGTTTAATGTAGGCGGATTTTATCTCTCGTACATCTATGTATTTGGCTTCTTGCTGGCAGTTGTGCTGCTGGCCGGTCTCTACTGGCTGGTCTATCGCACCAAATTTGGCTTTAGCTTGCGCGCATCGATGCAGAATCGCGTGGCAGCTGAACTGATCGGCATCGATGTAGAGCGCATCTCGGCGATTACTTTCGGCATCGGCATCGCGCTGGCAGCTGCTGGCGGTATGGCTTTTGGCGCGACGAACGCTTTTGATGCTGCCAGTTCGTATGACTTGATTTCGCGCGTGCTGGCCATTATCATTTTTGGTGGCATGGGTAGCCTGTCGGGCGCGTTGATCGCCTCTGTCGGTATGCTGGTTGTGGAAGATGTTACGTCGGTCGTCTGGTCGCCCGTGTGGGCCAGTACGGTCTTTTTCATCCTGCTGGTAATCATCCTGGTTGTTCGCCCCCAGGGTTTGCTGGGCCAGGCGGAGGTAAGGAAGCAATGA
- a CDS encoding alpha/beta fold hydrolase, with protein MARDERVQSAIDNWAPRFVANGIDYNDFQRVTNSVETWDEWCQKWSECGAMHEQMGEQAEAAGNYESAAYHYLHAAMAYHFGKFLFLSHPDQLRAAHERNVAAYQRALPYFDIPGERVAIPYEGGSTMYGILRKPWHVAKPPVVILVPGLDSVKEEMHNYGNVFLERGMAVLAIDGPGQGEMEFEHPMRHDYEVAIRHAIDYLEQRRDVDAGRVGLMGVSMGGYYAPRAAAFEPRVKAAIAVAGGYNITGHFDRLPRLTRDAFIARSGSSNEQEALEKLASFNLEGVMEKVRCPLLIIMGRLDRLIPPSDAERMAAEAGGEVELWMFEDGNHVCNNIVYKHRPQMADWMRDKLRA; from the coding sequence ATGGCGAGAGATGAACGAGTGCAGAGCGCCATCGACAACTGGGCGCCGCGCTTCGTTGCCAACGGCATCGACTACAACGATTTCCAGCGCGTCACCAACAGTGTGGAAACGTGGGACGAGTGGTGCCAGAAATGGAGCGAGTGCGGAGCGATGCACGAGCAGATGGGCGAGCAGGCCGAGGCAGCAGGGAACTATGAATCGGCGGCATATCATTATTTGCATGCTGCGATGGCTTACCACTTCGGGAAATTTCTGTTCCTGAGCCATCCCGATCAACTGCGCGCCGCGCATGAGCGCAACGTAGCTGCCTACCAGCGAGCCTTGCCGTATTTCGATATTCCCGGCGAGCGGGTAGCGATCCCCTACGAGGGCGGGTCCACCATGTATGGCATCCTGCGCAAGCCGTGGCACGTGGCAAAACCGCCAGTGGTTATCCTGGTGCCCGGACTCGACTCGGTCAAGGAAGAAATGCACAATTATGGAAATGTGTTTTTAGAGCGCGGTATGGCGGTGCTGGCCATCGATGGGCCGGGACAGGGCGAGATGGAGTTTGAGCATCCGATGCGCCACGATTACGAGGTCGCCATCCGTCATGCCATCGACTATCTCGAGCAGCGCCGCGATGTCGATGCGGGCCGTGTTGGACTGATGGGTGTGAGCATGGGAGGCTACTACGCGCCCCGCGCCGCAGCGTTTGAGCCACGCGTGAAGGCGGCTATTGCTGTCGCCGGTGGCTATAACATCACCGGCCACTTTGATCGCCTGCCGCGCCTGACACGCGATGCCTTCATCGCGCGCTCCGGCTCCAGCAACGAGCAGGAGGCGCTGGAGAAGCTAGCGTCATTCAATTTGGAGGGCGTCATGGAAAAGGTGCGCTGCCCGTTGTTGATCATTATGGGACGCCTGGACCGGCTCATACCACCTTCGGACGCGGAAAGGATGGCAGCGGAGGCAGGTGGAGAGGTGGAACTGTGGATGTTCGAGGACGGCAATCACGTCTGCAACAATATCGTATACAAGCATCGACCACAGATGGCCGATTGGATGCGCGACAAATTGCGTGCCTAA
- a CDS encoding alpha/beta fold hydrolase: MARDEQVQSAIDNWAPRFIANGIDYNDFQRVTNSVERWDDWCQAWSECGAMHEQMGEQAEAQGNYISAAYHYFHAAISYHFGKYLFVRWPDQLRAAHDHVVRDYRRALPYFDFPGERVIIPYEGGATMPGVLRKPWHTPKPPVVILVPGLDSVKEELHLYGDDFLRRGMAVLAIDGPGQGEMEFDFPLRHDYEVPVRYAIDYLESRPDIDARRVGLMGVSFGGQFAVRAAAFEPRIKAAIENCGPYNQATNFRNRPRISRETMVHRLKAASEEDAQEKLQQFNLQGVAERVSCPMLVIQGRRDRLVPAEQGERIAAEIGSNAELWLFEDGNHVCNNIPYKHRPQQADWMCQKLIER, encoded by the coding sequence ATGGCGCGAGACGAACAGGTGCAGAGCGCGATAGACAACTGGGCCCCCAGATTCATTGCCAACGGCATCGACTACAACGATTTCCAGCGCGTCACCAACAGTGTCGAACGCTGGGATGACTGGTGCCAGGCGTGGTCGGAGTGCGGAGCGATGCACGAGCAAATGGGCGAGCAGGCCGAGGCGCAAGGAAACTACATTTCTGCCGCCTACCATTATTTCCACGCCGCCATCAGCTACCATTTCGGCAAATACTTGTTCGTGCGGTGGCCCGATCAACTCCGAGCCGCCCATGATCACGTCGTGCGCGATTACCGGCGCGCCCTGCCCTATTTTGATTTCCCTGGCGAGCGCGTCATCATTCCCTACGAGGGCGGAGCCACTATGCCGGGCGTCTTAAGAAAGCCCTGGCATACGCCCAAGCCTCCTGTCGTCATCCTCGTGCCCGGTCTCGACTCCGTCAAAGAAGAATTGCACCTCTACGGCGATGACTTCCTGCGGCGCGGCATGGCAGTGCTGGCTATCGACGGCCCCGGACAGGGTGAGATGGAGTTCGACTTCCCCTTGCGCCACGATTACGAAGTCCCCGTGAGATACGCCATCGACTACCTGGAAAGCCGCCCGGATATAGACGCCCGGCGCGTAGGCCTGATGGGTGTCAGTTTCGGCGGCCAGTTCGCCGTGCGCGCCGCCGCTTTCGAGCCGCGCATCAAAGCCGCCATCGAAAACTGCGGCCCCTACAACCAGGCTACCAACTTTCGCAACCGCCCGCGCATCAGCCGCGAAACGATGGTGCATCGCCTCAAGGCCGCTAGCGAAGAGGATGCCCAGGAAAAACTGCAACAATTCAACCTGCAAGGCGTAGCGGAGCGCGTCAGTTGCCCCATGCTCGTCATTCAGGGTCGCCGCGACCGCCTCGTGCCTGCGGAACAGGGCGAGCGCATCGCGGCGGAGATCGGCAGCAACGCGGAACTCTGGCTCTTTGAAGACGGCAACCACGTCTGCAACAACATCCCCTACAAGCACCGGCCGCAACAGGCGGACTGGATGTGCCAGAAATTGATAGAAAGGTAA
- a CDS encoding Xaa-Pro peptidase family protein — MAIKTYGLMGVDWEERANFERLRIQRLARIKQLLKESELGALLCFDMNNIRYITATHIGTWAMDKLARFSLLPQDDEPILWDFGSAARHHQLYCPWLGERSRAGISTQRGAMLPEAGRAEDVARKIRVELEARGLLHEPLGVDAIELPVLFALQAEGIKVVDGQQLMQQARLIKTRDEITLLSTACMMVDAAYDELYRTMKPGIRENECVGLVSKVLYDMGSEHVEGVNAISGERCSPHPHVFSDRALRPGDPAYFDILHSYNGYRTCYYRTFAIGSASQAMVDAYKRCRDILDAAINAIKPGVTTADIVKLWPRAEEFGFPNEEAAFALQYGHGVGLSIWEKPIFSRLVSLDHPEVIQEGMVFALETFWPASDGWTAARIEEQLVVTKDGCEVITRFPAEQLLVAGGRYYTASGPLPTTRETQSNLNVLANGHQPASMDASRS; from the coding sequence ATGGCGATAAAGACCTATGGCTTAATGGGGGTGGATTGGGAGGAACGGGCAAATTTTGAGCGCCTGCGCATACAGCGGCTGGCGCGCATCAAGCAATTGCTGAAGGAGTCGGAACTGGGCGCGTTGCTGTGTTTCGATATGAATAATATTCGCTACATCACGGCGACGCATATCGGGACCTGGGCGATGGATAAGCTGGCCCGATTCAGCTTGCTGCCCCAGGATGATGAACCAATCCTATGGGATTTTGGTTCGGCGGCTCGCCACCACCAGCTGTATTGTCCCTGGTTGGGTGAGCGTTCGCGCGCCGGTATCTCTACCCAACGTGGCGCAATGCTGCCGGAGGCTGGTAGAGCCGAGGACGTGGCGCGTAAAATTCGCGTCGAGCTTGAGGCACGCGGACTGCTTCACGAGCCGCTAGGTGTCGATGCCATCGAACTACCGGTTCTCTTCGCGCTCCAGGCCGAGGGCATCAAGGTAGTAGATGGCCAGCAACTGATGCAACAGGCGCGCCTGATTAAAACGCGGGACGAAATCACGCTGCTGAGTACAGCATGCATGATGGTTGACGCGGCCTACGATGAACTGTATCGCACGATGAAGCCGGGCATCCGCGAGAATGAATGCGTGGGACTGGTCAGCAAGGTACTCTACGATATGGGTTCGGAACATGTGGAGGGCGTGAATGCGATTTCCGGCGAGCGCTGCAGCCCGCACCCGCATGTATTTAGCGACCGCGCGCTGCGTCCGGGCGACCCGGCCTATTTCGACATCCTGCATAGCTATAACGGCTATCGCACCTGCTACTATCGTACCTTCGCTATCGGCAGCGCATCGCAAGCGATGGTCGATGCGTATAAGCGCTGCCGTGATATCCTGGACGCGGCGATCAATGCGATCAAGCCAGGGGTGACGACGGCGGATATTGTCAAGCTATGGCCAAGGGCGGAGGAATTTGGTTTCCCCAACGAGGAGGCAGCTTTCGCTTTGCAATATGGACACGGCGTTGGGCTTTCCATCTGGGAGAAGCCGATCTTCAGCCGCCTTGTTTCGCTCGACCATCCCGAGGTGATACAAGAGGGCATGGTCTTCGCGCTCGAAACGTTCTGGCCTGCCAGCGATGGCTGGACGGCGGCACGTATCGAGGAGCAGCTCGTCGTGACAAAGGATGGTTGTGAAGTGATCACGCGCTTTCCCGCCGAGCAGTTGCTGGTCGCGGGCGGGCGCTATTACACAGCGAGCGGCCCATTGCCAACGACGCGCGAAACGCAGTCTAATCTAAATGTGCTTGCTAACGGGCATCAACCGGCTTCAATGGACGCGAGCCGATCATGA
- a CDS encoding 2-oxo acid dehydrogenase subunit E2 produces MATNVILPALGMAQDTGKIVRWLKTEGEEVVKGEPVAEIETDKATVELEAPATGRLVNILAKEGVEVPVGHVIATILAADELPHSENSPALQPASDSHPADNGNSDSQTGAGSARSTSVLASPLAARIAAEHHLDLTEVKAVGRRISKADVLSHIQQQQAPTAEIQPRLLPASPKARRLANERNLKLKNIMGSGPGGAVLTADVLAATIPATPDIAGTGPEVEEQRPAVSTTWRIMAERTTQSWTTTPHFYLVREVNASRLIAWREHIQRRSSTRITYTDLLVKIVAASLRDHPRLNVSWQNGTIIQHHEIHIGLAVATQDGLVVPVIHHAGILTIQQIAQARAELAEKAQAGKLRLPDISNGTFTISNLGMYGVDAFNAVINTPQAAILAVGRIAERVVPVHGQPAVQPMMTLTLTCDHRATDGARAAQFLDGVATLIEEPLGLLG; encoded by the coding sequence ATGGCGACGAATGTGATATTGCCGGCGCTGGGCATGGCGCAGGATACGGGCAAAATAGTGCGCTGGCTCAAGACCGAGGGCGAAGAGGTCGTAAAAGGCGAGCCGGTGGCCGAAATCGAGACCGATAAGGCTACCGTCGAACTCGAGGCTCCCGCCACTGGCCGGCTTGTCAATATCCTGGCTAAAGAAGGTGTCGAGGTTCCAGTTGGGCATGTCATCGCCACTATCCTGGCGGCAGATGAGCTGCCACACAGTGAAAATAGCCCGGCATTGCAGCCTGCCTCGGATAGCCATCCTGCGGATAATGGCAATAGTGATTCGCAAACCGGGGCAGGCTCCGCTCGTTCCACCAGCGTCTTAGCCAGCCCCCTTGCCGCGCGCATCGCAGCGGAACATCATCTCGACCTGACAGAGGTGAAGGCAGTGGGGAGGCGCATTTCGAAAGCCGATGTGCTGTCACATATTCAACAGCAACAGGCTCCCACGGCAGAAATCCAGCCTCGCCTCCTGCCTGCATCGCCAAAAGCGCGGCGGCTGGCAAACGAGCGAAATTTGAAGCTGAAGAACATCATGGGGAGTGGCCCTGGCGGGGCAGTTTTGACCGCCGATGTGCTTGCCGCCACCATCCCGGCAACGCCAGATATAGCCGGAACAGGCCCTGAAGTTGAAGAACAGCGACCGGCGGTCAGTACGACCTGGCGCATCATGGCCGAGCGCACGACACAAAGCTGGACGACCACACCGCATTTTTACCTGGTGCGCGAGGTCAACGCGAGCCGCCTGATTGCCTGGCGCGAGCATATCCAGCGGCGTTCGTCCACAAGGATCACCTATACCGACCTGCTGGTAAAGATTGTCGCCGCTTCCTTACGCGATCACCCGCGCCTCAACGTCTCCTGGCAGAATGGCACGATCATCCAGCATCATGAAATCCATATTGGGCTGGCGGTAGCCACGCAAGATGGCCTGGTGGTGCCGGTCATTCACCATGCGGGCATACTTACAATTCAGCAAATTGCCCAGGCGCGGGCGGAGCTGGCGGAGAAGGCACAGGCGGGTAAACTGCGCTTGCCGGATATCTCCAATGGCACCTTTACGATCAGCAATCTTGGCATGTATGGCGTTGATGCATTCAACGCGGTCATCAATACGCCCCAGGCGGCAATTCTGGCCGTTGGTCGCATAGCCGAGCGCGTCGTGCCCGTACATGGACAGCCTGCTGTGCAGCCCATGATGACGCTCACGCTTACCTGCGATCATCGCGCCACCGATGGGGCGCGCGCAGCGCAGTTTCTGGACGGCGTGGCAACATTGATTGAGGAGCCACTAGGACTTTTGGGCTAG
- a CDS encoding ABC transporter ATP-binding protein, whose protein sequence is MSLLETQDVTKAFGGIQALNSCSISVEQGSITGLIGPNGSGKTTLFNVMTGYERVDGGQIRFEGRTITNASPDKVFRLGMGRTFQLTRVFPRLTVLENMHVAAQRNDLKGLFSRWSSTHEQQRALELLDFVGLTKHKNLPAGNLSYGQKKLLEFAFILIAEPRVILLDEPAGGVNPTMLNYLTSRIRALNERGVTFLIVEHNMEFVMGLCSRIMVMHRGTKIAEGTPVEVRANPAVLEAYLGD, encoded by the coding sequence ATGAGTTTATTGGAAACGCAGGACGTCACTAAGGCATTTGGCGGTATCCAGGCCTTGAATAGCTGCTCCATCAGCGTCGAGCAAGGCTCGATTACGGGGCTGATTGGGCCGAATGGGTCGGGCAAAACTACGCTGTTCAACGTGATGACGGGCTACGAACGCGTCGACGGCGGGCAGATACGCTTTGAGGGGCGTACAATCACCAACGCTTCGCCTGACAAAGTCTTCCGCCTGGGTATGGGACGCACCTTTCAATTGACGCGCGTCTTTCCTCGCCTGACCGTGTTGGAGAATATGCATGTGGCGGCCCAGCGCAACGATTTGAAAGGACTCTTCAGCCGCTGGAGTTCGACACACGAACAGCAGCGCGCGCTGGAATTGCTGGACTTCGTGGGGCTGACCAAACACAAAAATCTGCCGGCAGGCAACCTGTCCTATGGGCAGAAAAAACTGCTGGAGTTCGCGTTCATCTTGATCGCGGAGCCGCGGGTGATCCTGCTCGATGAACCGGCTGGCGGCGTGAACCCGACGATGCTCAACTACCTGACGAGCCGCATTCGCGCACTGAATGAACGCGGCGTGACCTTTCTAATTGTAGAGCATAATATGGAATTTGTGATGGGACTCTGCTCGCGCATCATGGTCATGCACCGTGGCACGAAGATCGCCGAGGGCACGCCCGTAGAGGTGCGCGCGAACCCGGCGGTGCTGGAAGCGTATCTGGGAGACTGA